A single Pyxicephalus adspersus chromosome 8, UCB_Pads_2.0, whole genome shotgun sequence DNA region contains:
- the TMED5 gene encoding transmembrane emp24 domain-containing protein 5 gives MGKEGLFALLVASLSVQRCLTFSQSVDSDFTFTLPAGQKECFFQPMKKDATLEIEYQVLDGASLDVDFYLVSPDGDIVLAETRQSDGVHTVETIDGDYEFCFDNTFSRLSEKVIFFELILDHMNELQNDQEDWKNYVVGADSLDMKLEDILESINSVKGRLGKSLQIQTLLKAFEARDRNIQESNFDRVTFWSLVNLSVMVVVSVIQVYLLRSLFEDKRKSRL, from the exons ATGGGGAAAGAAGGGCTATTTGCCCTGCTGGTGGCATCTCTGAGTGTACAGCGCTGCCTGACCTTCTCCCAGTCAGTGGATAGTGATTTCACCTTCACCCTGCCTGCTGGCCAGAAGGAATGCTTCTTCCAGCCTATGAAGAAAGATGCTACGCTGGAAATAGAGTACCAG GTTCTGGACGGTGCAAGTTTAGATGTGGATTTCTACCTCGTATCTCCAGATGGAGACATTGTATTAGCTGAGACTCGCCAGTCCGATGGGGTCCACAC AGTGGAGACAATCGATGGAGATTATGAGTTCTGCTTTGACAACACCTTCAGCCGGCTCTCCGAAAAGGTGATCTTTTTTGAACTCATCTTGGACCACATGAATGAATTACAGAATGACCAAGAAGATTGGAAGAATTATGTAGTGGGTGCAGATTCACTGGATATGAAGCTGGAGGATATTCTG GAATCCATTAACAGTGTGAAAGGAAGATTGGGTAAAAGTCTGCAGATCCAGACTCTGTTAAAGGCCTTTGAGGCACGTGATCGCAACATCCAAGAAAGCAACTTTGACCGGGTGACCTTCTGGTCTTTAGTCAACTTATCGGTGATGGTTGTAGTGTCTGTTATTCAAGTGTATTTGTTGAGGAGCCTTTTTGAGGACAAGAGGAAGAGCAGATTGTGA